From one Oncorhynchus keta strain PuntledgeMale-10-30-2019 chromosome 30, Oket_V2, whole genome shotgun sequence genomic stretch:
- the LOC118363741 gene encoding ras-related protein ralB-B-like, whose amino-acid sequence MSTGKSKNQSSLVLHKVIMVGSGGVGKSALTLQFMYDEFVEDYEPTKADSYRKKVVLDGEEVQIDILDTAGQEDYAAIRDNYFRSGEGFLLVFSITEHESFTATSEFREQIMRVKAENDTIPLLVVGNKSDLEDRRQVSLDEVRAKAEEWGVQYVETSAKTRANVDKVFFDLMREVRKKKMSESKDKGGKEGKIKKAFKCCLL is encoded by the exons ATGTCTACCGGAAAGAGTAAGAACCAGAGCTCTCTGGTGCTGCACAAGGTGATCATGGTGGGAAGTGGCGGTGTCGGCAAGTCAGCCCTCACTCTGCAGTTCATGTATGATGAG TTTGTGGAGGATTATGAGCCCACAAAGGCAGACAGCTACAGGAAGAAGGTGGTGCTGGATGGAGAGGAGGTCCAGATCGACATCCTGGACACAGCTGGACAGGAGGACTATGCTGCCATCAGAGACAACTACTTCCGGAGTGGAGAGGGCTTCCTGCTAGTCTTCTCCATCACCGAACATGAGTCGTTCACCGCCACCTCAGAGTTCCG GGAGCAGATTATGCGGGTGAAAGCAGAGAACGATACCATCCCTCTGTTGGTGGTGGGGAACAAGTCTGATCTGGAGGACCGCAGGCAGGTGTCGTTGGACGAGGTCCGGGCCAAGGCTGAGGAGTGGGGGGTGCAGTACGTGGAGACCTCAGCCAAGACACGAGCCAACGTTGACAAG GTGTTCTTTGATCTTATGAGGGAGGTGCGAAAAAAGAAAATGTCAGAGAGTAAAGACAAGGGTGGAAAAGAAGGCAAGATCAAGAAGGCTTTCAAATGTTGTCTGCTTTGA
- the LOC118363739 gene encoding inhibin beta B chain-like produces MINCIIKVALFVACVLSVRCKEAAPGSLNPLPGMETQTGAQETCSSCGIGQPEESGQVDIDFLETVKRHILSRLQMRVRPNITHPIPKAAMVTALRKLHAGKVREDGRVEIPNLDGHATSNANDVLEESSEIISFAETDEQVSSKSSLFFLISNEGNQHLYVTQATLWLYLRLLPNTLDKGQRRKVTVKVYYQEPGLGSKWSLVEKRVELKRSGWHTFPLTNAIQMVFEKGGRRQNLDVRCEGCEDLAVFPILVNQNDESHRPFLVVQARQADNKHRIRKRGLECDGSSSLCCRQQFYVDFRIIGWNDWIIAPSGYFGNYCEGNCPPYMAGVPGSASSFHTAVVNQYRMRGMSPGSMNSCCIPTKLSTMSMLYFDDEYNIVKRDVPNMIVEECGCA; encoded by the exons ATGATTAACTGTATAATCAAAGTGGCATTATTTGTGGCTTGCGTGCTGTCTGTCCGCTGCAAAGAAGCGGCGCCGGGATCCTTGAACCCTTTGCCGGGAATGGAGACGCAAACCGGAGCTCAGGAAACTTGCTCTTCGTGTGGCATCGGTCAGCCCGAAGAATCGGGACAGGTGGACATTGACTTTCTGGAGACGGTGAAAAGGCATATCTTGAGCAGGTTACAGATGAGGGTAAGACCCAACATCACCCATCCTATCCCGAAGGCGGCGATGGTGACTGCGCTTCGGAAACTACACGCGGGTAAAGTGCGCGAGGATGGGAGAGTAGAAATCCCGAATCTGGATGGACACGCGACGAGCAATGCCAATGACGTGCTGGAGGAAAGCTCAGAGATAATCAGTTTCGCAGAGACAG ATGAGCAGGTATCATCCAAATCCAGCCTGTTCTTCCTGATCTCCAATGAGGGAAACCAGCACCTGTACGTGACCCAGGCCACCCTGTGGCTGTATTTAAGGCTGCTTCCCAACACCCTGGACAAGGGCCAGAGGAGGAAGGTCACAGTCAAGGTGTACTACCAGGAGCCTGGCCTGGGCAGCAAGTGGAGCCTGGTGGAAAAGCGTGTCGAGCTGAAGAGGAGCGGCTGGCACACCTTCCCCCTGACCAACGCTATCCAGATGGTGTTCGAGAAGGGCGGCCGGCGGCAGAACCTGGACGTGCGCTGTGAGGGCTGCGAGGACCTGGCGGTCTTCCCGATCCTCGTGAACCAGAACGACGAGTCCCACAGGCCGTTTCTAGTCGTACAGGCCCGGCAAGCGGACAACAAGCACCGCATCAGGAAGAGGGGGCTGGAGTGTGACGGGAGCAGTAGCCTGTGTTGCAGGCAGCAGTTCTACGTAGACTTCCGCATCATCGGCTGGAACGACTGGATCATCGCGCCGTCGGGGTACTTTGGGAACTACTGCGAGGGCAACTGTCCACCGTACATGGCGGGAGTGCCAGGGTCGGCGTCGTCCTTCCACACTGCAGTGGTCAATCAGTATCGGATGAGAGGCATGAGCCCCGGCTCCATGAACTCCTGTTGCATCCCCACCAAGCTCAGCACCATGTCAATGCTCTACTTCGACGATGAATACAACATCGTCAAGAGAGACGTGCCCAATATGATCGTGGAGGAGTGTGGATGCGCTTGA